The DNA sequence agcctccagatgtaaatcttgttttttggttgctccctggagagcgatatatccttgcctgaggcagccaaaagctcgGTGGCTCCCaacagtctttctttcttttaatgtctttctttcctttgggtcAATCTTCACATACTAATAAACTCAATTGTCTTCCATATTGAAAACAACAAGGATGACAAACTCCCATGGTTCCTTTCCTATTCTAGTTACTACcttatccttttttcccctctttcatgGCTCAAGTCCTTCTTTCTACACTCAATGTCTCACCTTCCTCACCTTCAGTCATTTCCCGACTGTTTCATCTGTAGTCTGCTCCCACCATTCCATCAAAATAATTTCTCAGTCAAGTTACCAATAATTTCTTGTGCAAGCTACTAATGATTTCTTAAGGCCAGATTCATTCAATGCTTGTCAgttcttattttgtctttgtgtCATTTGATGCTTTTGGCTTCTTCCATCTTGAAACTATAGTTGGCCCCTGAATAGTTGGCTCAAATAGCCTACTGTTAATCAgaagaagccttactgataacctagtcaattcacacacacacacacacacacacacacacacacatatatttttagatgtttatttatttttgaggagaaaggaagaggggaaggggagagagagagggagacaaaggatccaagcaggctccacactatcagcaccccaccccccatgcgGGCTGAACACAAGGACCcgcaagatctgacctgagctgaagtcagacattcaaccaactgaaccacccaggcaccccaacacataTTTTGTACGTTATGTATATTAAGTATTATGTTCTTACAATGAAGGAAGCTGGAGAATAGAGTGTTGTCAAAAAACATCATAAGAGAAAGTGCTTCtgtagtactgtactgtatttaccccccaaaaacCCATGTATAAGTGTccgtgcagttcaaacctgtgttgtttaagAGTCAACTATATTTGATTTCCCATATTTTATATCACTGCTCTTTTTGTgttctcttcctatctctctggtAGTTTCTTCTGTCTGTGATCTCCTCTTCTTGTTTTGGAATGTGCACATTATTCAGGGTTCCATCCATGGCCCACTTCTGTTTTACACTGAGTTGTGACTTTCTACAACACCTATGTGCTTATTGTCAGcaacccacccctcccccttccccaagtCCCAGACAACTGCTAACTGAACATCCTTAACTGGATTTGTCTTGGGCAACTAAAACTCAATATGCTCAAAACTGAACTTATGACTTTTCCCTAAAGACCCACCTGTTTCTACTTCTGTATTTCTATCATCAGCTGGGCTGCCCAAACCAAAATGTGGGATTTATCTTATTCCTTCCTCCTACTCTCCTCTCCATATCCTGTCACCAGGTCTTATTAATGTTACCTCCATGTAGCTTTTGCATCTGTACTCTCCTGTCTCCATACCACTATCTGCACCTATATTCATTATCTGAAGTactgttattatttccttcctgatCTCCTTTTCTCTACCAGGGCCACCCTCCACATCAGCTTGTGTTTGGATTCCTAAAGAGAATGGGTTAAAAGATATAGGGATATATTGGTGGAACTCAAGGATACAGCCATTTGTTTAAAGGATTATGTGGTTGAAGGAAGACTCCAAGTTGTTCTCTGGAAGGCTCAGACTCAAGAGGATATCAGCTTATCTTTCAGACTACTGACTTGGACTGTGGAAGCTGCTGAAAAGACTTAAACATTTCAGCCATTAAATTAAAAGCAGTAGCTATGGTTTGAGAAAAACACACCAGAgcatattgtttttctattcttctcttttctttcttctttttttatagtttatttttgagacagagcacgagtgggggagcgtcagagagagagggagacacagaatccgaagcaagctccaggctctgagctagttgtcagcacagagcccaacatggggctcgaacccatgaactgtgagatcatgacctgaggcaaagccggatgcctaactgatgagccacccaggcgccccttttctttcttttttaaaattgctttttcttaagtGGCAGAACACAGGGAGTCAAAAGTAACAGTATAAAGACAAAAGGGATCATATAGAGAAATCATTTTGTTAGTTAAAAGGTTGTCAAAGAACAATGATAGGCAAGATTAGGGGTAGGGTAAAGGATACTAAAGAATCAGGAAATTAATCTTGTTATGTTTTAATGGGCATATGCAATCCATTTCTGTAGTCAGCAGCTCTGGAGAATTCCCCAGAATCTCTGGTTTGAGGTCTTGCAATGGATTAAATATCCaatatcccagaaaaaaaaatgatgcctgTATTTTTGGTTGGGTAACATGAATCCAAGGATCAAAGCCTTGAAGTTTAACTTGTTGGGTTGTCCTTAACAGTGCCtgatgagatttttttccattgaggatcaagggaaatttttttttctgatgctttttcaGAAGACCAAATCTCTGGATTTCAGATCCTGCAGAAGCTGCTTAGACAGGTACTTTGGAAATGCAGCTTCCTCCTATTGTTGATAAAACAGGAGTTGTAGTGTGGATCCCCTGCAGCAATTAGTCATATCAGCTTGTTTTAAGGTAGAATCTATATTGGAAATAATTCCAAGTACATGAGGCAGGCTGTTATTAACTCAGAAGGAGATAACTTGTGGATCCTACAATAGAATGATGTCCTTGCTATTAAGGCAAATGGAAATACTTTGGGCCTTGGAGGTTGGAGAGTTTCTGAGAGCTTTGACAATTAGTTTTAGAATCCCATTAGTTCCCCttcatttttcctgaaatttgTGGATGATAAGGATAATGGAGTTTCTAAGTAAATGGTAAAGCTTTACAGAATTATTTAATAACAGTATCAATGAAATGTGTGTCCCTGTTACTGGATTTCTCCAGTCAGGAATAGAAAATCAAGcaactttctttttctatcattaCATCCATAGCTCTCCAGCAAGGAAAAGCCTCAATTTGTCATAAGACGAGTGGTGTTGGAATATACTCATAGTCCATTTAGAGATGTTCACAGGAGCTCTGAGGCTCTGGGCTCTAGTCCATGTTctatcttcatagttttgccaGAATTGGGTCATTGGCAGATAGGACATACATCCAAGGCAATACCCCTAAAAATTACCTTGCCGATGTTTGTTCAATATCACTACGAATTTTTCTCTGCTATTGTGGATAGATACTATAAAGAATTTTTGCTGGATTCTAATTATGGCTATCTCTGTAGGTAATAGCAAAGCATCTCACAATTCtttaatttgctatttattttataggaGTTCCTGAATTAATCAGGAAAGCTTTGTTTCCAAAGCATTTCAAAGTCATTGACTAAACTAAAAATACAGGTACTATCAgtataaatacttgttttttatcctttattaGCTTACAGGTCTGGGCCAGGGCAATTTACTGGATTTACAGAAGTCTTGGGATTGCCCAGCCAGCCAATTACTAGGTAAGAGGCTTGGGAACGTTATTTTTCTGAGCATTAGATTCTTCAAATATGAAACAGTATTAATACTAATCTCACAGAACTGTGGGCATTTAATGAGTTACTGCACAATAATCAATGAATAATACCTACCACTAAGTCCTTTACGTTGGTTATCTGCTTCAATTATCACCACCATACTCATTTTATAGAGGCTCAGTCACACTGTTGTAAATGGCGATGTAAGGATGCAAACTTGCATTTTTCTGATACCAGCTTAACTTCTCTACCGCTCCAGACCACTTTTTCGCTCTTAGATCCAAGTGCCCATCAGACAGCCTGTCGCATAGCAGGCATTCAACCTTTAAAACTTCATAACTTGCAAGTTTGATTATCATAGGTTTGTCCTACAGTCTGATCTCCTCTCGGTGCAAAGGCAAAATTCAGTTTTGGCTTGGCCCAGCGGAGGACGAACTTCTCCCCTCCCCCGAGAAGACCTCACTCCGGGTTTATTGTGAGCTTTCAGTACTGTGAGCAAGATCCCAGCGGGTGACGAGAGCGACGCCACTCCCTCACCAGCCCCCGCCACACCTCCGGCTTTCCCGCCGGGCGTCCTTAGCAACGCGCGCTCTcactccctgccccgccccgtcCGCGCGGCGCGGCGCGGGGCGCGAGGCCGCCGCGATCTTTGCGCCTGCGCGCGCCGTAACCGCCAGTCCGTTCTCTTTCCCTactcttcctcccctttcccctctccccctcctcctctgcctcctagAGCGAGACACCAACATGGAGCCTGAGGACCTGCCGTGGCCCGGCGAGctcgaggaggaggaggaggaagaggaggaggaggaacggGCGGAGGAGTCGGCGAACCAGGAAGGAGacaaggtggtggtggtggaggaggttgaggaagaggaggggcgGGAGCTGGACTCGGACTTTAACTACGAGAGCCAGCCACGGGAGAATACAGACGACGAGGACGACGAGGAGGCCAAGGCCTGGCTGCAGGCGCATCCCGGCCGGAGTTTGCTTCCGTCGTCGCTTCCGAGGCGCTGCTTCCCGGAGGACGAGCTGACCGGCCCGGAGAAGGTGAGCCAGGCGGGGGAGAGGTGTGGGCTGCCGTTGGGCTGGGGGACGGGTAGTCCCTGAGCGCTCCGCCTGCTGTCTGCTCCGCCGCCTTCTGCTCACTGCGGGCCGCGTTACCCGGCCCATAATCGCGCTTTTAAAGCCTTGTAGGGGCCATCTCGCGTCCTGGGCCCCCACCCTGTTCAGGTTGTGGTTGCCTACGCCAAATTTCCCATTCTTGCTGGCAAAGACCTCTCTTGTTCACCCCTCTCGGTGGGTCCCGGGCTTTTTGAATGACACCAGATGTTCTGAGGGCCGGTATTCCCAGTGGGTGTAGTTAAGCAGTCCTTTGGGACGGAGGTGGGACTCCTCGTGCCCTGCAGGAGGGGGAAACGGCCGTGTTGGAGTGGAGAGACTGGTTGCCCAGGGACTGTTTTGTTGGGGAGACAATTAGATTAGTATGCCTGAAGGGCAGGACTCTTCTTGAGGGAGTATTTGGATTATGGACTACGTGATTAGTCTCCAGAGGCTCCTCGCCTATTTGTACATTACCGGACCCTGGTTTGTAGCAATAAAGGGGTCCCCAGTCGGTAGCAGGAGACTCACGCGGGAGTTGCAAACAGTGCGGAAAACTAGAAAGCACAATGTATTACACAGTGGAGGAAGAGATGATTTTATGATTGGTTCCTGAAGACCGTTTTGGAAATAACTACATTTAATTCATTAGCTtctcagggagaaaaagaaagtttgctAAACAGTTCAGATATCAAGTCATAagacatttattaaatttctgttgGGTGCACGGTAGTTGGGGGGACCAAAAGAAGCCTAGGGTTTATTGTTTAGGACTGCTCCATAG is a window from the Suricata suricatta isolate VVHF042 chromosome 4, meerkat_22Aug2017_6uvM2_HiC, whole genome shotgun sequence genome containing:
- the LOC115290675 gene encoding Alstrom syndrome protein 1-like, whose product is MEPEDLPWPGELEEEEEEEEEEERAEESANQEGDKVVVVEEVEEEEGRELDSDFNYESQPRENTDDEDDEEAKAWLQAHPGRSLLPSSLPRRCFPEDELTGPEKGPSRVLGPHPVQVVVAYAKFPILAGKDLSCSPLSVGPGLFE